The Setaria viridis chromosome 6, Setaria_viridis_v4.0, whole genome shotgun sequence genome contains a region encoding:
- the LOC117860387 gene encoding uncharacterized protein has product MAAYCDEVRKLEDKFDGLELSHVARRFNEAADELAKAASGRMPVPDGVFISDQLEPSIRYPEPAGPGEVGNTPPILDPNTNPEVMEIEAGPAPGTDPPTDWRAPYLEYLIHDALPTDKTEARRITRRAKSFTIIDQELYKRSHTGILQRCIPIEQGKALIQDIHAGACGHHAAPRTLVGNAFRQGFYWPTAVADATQVVRTCEGCQFFARQTHLPAQALQTIPITWPFAVWGLDLFTGKRFLQFCDDHHIQVDWAAVAHPRTNGQVERANGMILQGLKPRIFDRLKKFGGRWVAELPAVLWSLRTTPSRATGFTPFFMVYGSEAILPTDLEYGSPRVKAYDEQGNQASLEDAQDQLDEARDLRRFYP; this is encoded by the exons ATGGCCGCCTACTGCGACGAGGtacgtaagctcgaggacaagttcgacgggttggagctcagccacgtcgcaaggcgcttcaacgaagccgccgacgagctcgcaaaggcggcgtccggccggatgcccgtccccgacggcgtcttcatTAGCGACCAGCTGGAGCCTTCGATCCGTTACCCggagccagcaggg CCAGGAGAGGTCGGCAATACGCCACCTATCCTGGACCCGAACACCAACCCCGAGGTTATGGAAATCGAGGCGGGCCCCGCACCAGGGACCGACCCCCCGaccgattggagagccccgtacctcgagtACCTTATCCACGACGCGCTCCCCACTGACAAGACCGAAGCCCGCAGGATCACGCGCCGtgcgaaatccttcaccatcatcgaccaggagctttaCAAGCGAAGCCACAcggggatcctccagcgctgcatcccgatcgagcagggaaaggcgctgatccaggacatccacgccggggcttgCGGTCatcacgctgcgccaaggacgctTGTGGGCAATGCtttccggcaaggtttctactggccaaccgcggtcgcggatgctacccaggtagtccgcacttgcgaaggatgccaattctttgcccgtcaaacccatctgcccgcgcaggcattacaaaccatccccatcacgtggccgttcgcggtctgggggctggatct ATTCACCGGAAaaagattcctccagttctgcgacgaccaccacattcaagtggattgggcggcagttgcgcacccccgcacgaacgggcaagtcgaacgagccaacggcatgatacttcagggtctcaagccacggatcttcgaccgccttaaaaagttcggcggacgatgggttgcggaactcccagcagtcctctggagcctgaggacgacccccagccgggcgacaggattcaccccgttcttcatggtttacgggtccgaggccatcctgcccaccgactTGGAGTACGGGTCACCAagggtcaaagcatacgacgaacagggaaaccaggcgtcgCTCGAGGACGCGCAAGACCAACTCGACGAAGCACGAGAT ctaaggcgcttctacCCATAG